The Prosthecobacter fusiformis sequence TACCCATCATCGGGATGGTGTTTGGTTTCTTCCCTTATAACTTGGTCATCACCGTCATGGCGATCGGCTTCGGTATCCTCATGCTGTTCCAGTTGGTGACTTTGCCGGTGGAGTTCGATGCCACGGCGCGCGCTAAAAAAGTGTTGGCTGGCACGGGAGCCGTCGCTCAGGGAGAAGAGTTCAGAGCCATGAGCAAGGTCCTGGATGCGGCGGCGCTGACTTACGTTGCCGCCTTCGTCAGCACTCTCGGCTACTTCCTTTATTACCTGCTCCAGATGACCGGTGCCCGCAGCAGTGATGAATAATGGCGATTTTTGCCAAGCATGTGCAAATCACGACCGGATGGGCGAATTTCGTCCATCCGGTTTTGTTATTGGATAAAGCGCGTTCGGATGACGATTGCTTCATCCACAACCTGTGGCCAAGTCTGTTCATGGACTGCCAGCCACGTATTCTCCCCATGATGCCGCGTTTTCTCACTACCCTCATGCTTTTATCCAGCCTGGCGGTACTCCCTGCCCAGGAGGAAAAAGTGGATGGTGCCAAGCAGCTAGCCGAGGCACAGCAACGCCTCAAAAAGATGTCAGAAACGGATTATGAACTGGACGGCATCCACATCAATGCCGCCACGAAGGAGATCCGCATCCCGACTCGAGTGGAGCTAAAGCAGGCCCCCATTGAATACATGCTGGTCCATGAGACGGGGAAGACGCATGAAAGCGTACTCACCACCTCCGTCAGCCCCACGGCCATCCAGGTGGCGCTGCTTTTGGCCAATTATCAGGCTGCTACGGAGGGCATGCTGACCAAGGTGCCGGAAGCCGAGCGGCCCAAAATATGGAAAGAGGAACCACCCGCTAAGCCCCAGGGCAACCGGGTGAAAATCACCGTGGAATGGAAAGTCGGGGATGAAACCAAATCCTCCCCCCTCTCACAGTGGGTGCAAAATACTGATACCCGCCAGCCGCCACCAGATCTCGAGACTTGGGTCTTCAACGGCTCCTATGTGGATGAGCGTGGCTTCATCGGCCAGCATGAAGGCTCGATCATCGCCGTGTGGCTGGACCGAGGTGCTCTCATTAATTCCCCCGCCGAAGGTGCCTGGCGGGATGATCTGTGGATTTCCCTGCCTGCCAACATCCCCGATGAAGGCACCCCGGTCACGCTCGTCATCAACCCCGTCCAACCATGAAACTCGCTGTCGCCCTCTCCCTAGCCCTGCCCTCCATGCTCCTCGCGCAGAGTGGCACCCAACCGGCTCGTCATGAATCCTTAAAGCAGGAAATCCGCCTCGCTTATGATCGCGGACTGGCCTTTCTGAAAGGGAAGCAAAATACCGAAACCGGCCAATGGGGAGATGCTGAACCTGTCGCCTTCACCGCACTGGCCATTATCAGCCAGCTCCTCACTCCGGGCCGCCAGCCTACAGATGCCCCTTCACCTGAAGTCGAAAAAGGCTATGCCTTCCTGCTGAAAAACGTCCAGCCGGATGGCGGCATCTACGTCAAAGCGCGCGCCAATTACAATACCTCACTGGCGCTCACTGCCCTCATGCTGAGTCCCAAGCCCCAGGATGAAAAGATCCTCCTGGCCGCGCGTCGTTTCATCATCGGTCAGCAAAATGATTTCGATGAAAAGGGCAAGGCCGACAACGCCTTCGACGGCGGCATCGGCTACGGCACGCCCAAGCCCGACAAACCTGCTCACGCCGACCTTTCGAACACCCATTTTGCCCTGGAGGCGCTCTATTATTCCCAGGCCCTGCTGGCAGATAAAGGGGATGCTGGCAAAGACGAGCCCCAGCTTAATTTTGCTGCCGCTATCCAGTTCATCCAGAACTGCCAAAACCGTCCTGAAACGAACAAGGCCTCCTGGGTCAGCACCGACAAGGCAGATGCGGGTGGATTCGTTTACAGCCCCGGTGAAACCCGTGGCAAAGAAGAAAAGACCCCAGACGGCCGCACCGCACTTCGCAGCTACGGCAGCATCAGTTATGCGGGCATGCTTAGTTTCATCTATGCTGGCCTAGACAAGGACGATCCTCGAGTCAAAGCCGTGATGCAGTGGCTGAGCGAAAACTACACGCTGGAGGAAAATCCCGGAGTCGGTCCTGAAGGCCTCTATTATTATTATCACACCATGGCCAAGGCCCTCGCCATCGCCGATGTGGATTTCCTGAAAACCAAAGATGGCCAGACTGTGGATTGGCGTGCCGACTTGGCCAAAAAGCTCCTCAACCTCCAGCAGGGAGACGGCTCCTGGGCGAATAGTGCCGGCCGCTGGATGGAAAGTGACACCACGCTTGCCACCAGTTACATGCTCATGGCCCTGGCCAGGGTGCATGAAAGCATGTGAGCGGCCCATGCCTCAGGCCATGTTTCAAACTGGCCTTTCTCGGATGCATTTTAAGATTGTAGGGTTGACCATATCAGGTTTTTCCTACTAAAAGCGAGAATGCGCATCTGCGGAAAAATCATTCTATTGCCCCTCCTGTGTCTGGCGCTGCTCCGCTCCGCAGCAGCCCAGGCACCAGCGCAGATTAACCTGGATGCCATTCTCGATTTGGCAGACCCTTTTGCCACATCCCTGGATCAGTTTAAGGCACTGCTCGATCCGGTAAAGCCCCATCATGTTGCCCCTGGCGGTGCCATGAATGAGCCTGACCTGGAGCTTTATGGGTGGAACTTGGGCGCTTCTAGCACGGTATCAGTTTTTGATAGGCAGTTCACTCTGCATGAACTGAATGTTTACACCTCAAATGTCGTCCCCGGTCGCTACTCGTTCACGCTGAATCTGCCATCTGGTCCCAACGCTCATTTCCAAATGTTAGCGGACTATCTAACTTTGAAATTAACGGTCGAGGCGAAGGACTCGGAGATCACTATTCGTGGAACGCCGGAAAGGAAAGAACCCATGAAAAGGTGGGACTGCGGGACGCACAGTATCGCCATCTTCAAATCCGCCCCGGATCTGTTGATGGTCACCGTGTCTGCGGGCGGCTCCACTCCGGCCAGCAGCCCTACGTCCCCCTTCTCAGCCCAGATAAACCATGTGGACGTGGATCTCGACTTACTCCTGAACCTGCCTGGATTCTGGAGCACTACCCCAGAAAAATTTGATCAAATCTACCGCGCCAAAACGGAAAAACCCCAAGAACAACTTCCCCAGTTTGAATGGCTCAACGCGGGCAAAACGCGCGCACGCTTTTCGCGCAAAATGTATACCAACCTGGAAGCCAACATCTCCATGTTTGGCAGATTCCTCAAGGTGGAGGAAGCCATTGTCGAATTCGTCAACAACCGCGCAGCCCGGGTCACGATCTCCCTCTACAACCGAGGAGATACGGGTGACATTGATCCCACCCAGTTCAGCCAGCTCTTCAAAAAGACCGGCCAGCACCTGGGTCAAATTCTCAAAGTAGCTCCGCGCAACCAATCCGCCTCCATTTCTTCCGCCGTTAAAACGGTCAGTTGGCAGTGGCAAACGGCGGCGGGCATCGCGCTGCTGGAACACAACGACTACAGCAATAGCGGCGGGCGTCCTGAATTTCTGCGCGTGAAACTGGCCTCACCCGACCAAGCGGACTGGAGCATGGGCAAGCTCACTGTGGGTGTCCAAAGAATGGCCTTGCTCAACAACATCACCAAAACGGCCGAGGGGGATGTCTATATCGCGGGTGTCCCTATGGTGGACCAGGGAGCCAAGGGCTATTGCGTGGCCGCGAGCTGCCAACGCCTCTTTGAATACATGCAGATCCCCTGCGACCAGCACGAGATCGCCCAGCTTGTCAGCGTGGATGCGGAAAACGGGGCCAATATTCTAACCATGCAGAAGAGCCTGGCGAAGATCGATGGCCAATACAAAGTTGCCTTCAAGCCCTTCATCAATCCCGAGATCTATTACTCCGGTGGCAAACGCCGGGTATCCCTCCGCCAGTTTTCCATCATTGTTAAAGAGCATGTGGACAAAGGTATCCCCCTGCTTTGGGCATTGGAACTGGGGCATTTCCCTGAGGATCCGCCGTTGCCCAATGGTGGCCAGGTGAGCGGAGGCCACATGCGCATGATCATTGGATACAACAGTGCAAAGAATCAGGTCCTTTTCACCGATTCCTGGGGCGCGGGCCATGAGCTGAAGCGTATGTCTGAAAACGCCGGTTATGAGGTCACTATGGGCCTCTATTCGATGTCGCCGCGCGGCTTATAGTCAGCAGGCCGACTTCGGATGCACAAAAAGGCGGCTTTGCAGAAATAATACAGTTCACTTGAACTGCATTAAGCGTAACTCTATTCTTCCTCACCCCCAATGCTGAAGAAATCTGCCGCCAAGTCCCCTGCTCCCAAAGCTGTCACCGACGTCATCCAGGTCCGTGGTGCCTGGCAGAACAATTTGCAGGGTATCGACCTGGATTTGCCCCTGGGAAAGCTCTGCGTGGTGACCGGTCCCAGCGGCTCAGGGAAGTCATCACTCGCCTTTGATACCATCTATGCGGAAGGCCAGCGCCGGTATGTGGAGACCTTCTCCCCCTATACGCGCCAGTTTTTTGAGCGCATGGATAAACCAAAGGTGGATGCCATCCATGGGATACCACCGGCCATTGCCATTGAGCAGGTGAATAACATCCGCTCTACGCGCAGCACCGTCGGCACCATCACAGAGATCAATGATTACCTGAAGATGCTCTTCCCGCGCTTGGCGGAGGGCCAGTGCCCGGAATGCCACCGCCCGGTGAAACCGGAAACCCCGGAAAGCATCCAGCATGAACTGCTAACCACTCATGCAGGCCAGCAGGCGATGATTTGCTTTGGCGTACCCGTTCCTGCGGGGACCGCAGTCGAGGATTTCTTCACCTTCCTCCAGGGCCAGGGTTATCTGCGCATCTGGCTATATGGAGAAGCCATTCGCACCGATGAGCCGGGAGCCATGAAAGGACGCAAGCTGCCCGCCATCGCCCTTGTCATCCAGGATCGCCTGGCCCTCGAGCCTAACCAAAAGTCACGTTTGAGCGAAGCCATCGAGGCCGCCCTTCGTTTGGGAAAAGGCCAGATGACGGCAGTCTTCTCAGAATCGGCCAGTGGAGCCGTCTCGTCCTTCTCCACCGACTGGCGCTGCGCTGATTGTGACATCCAGCTCCCGCCGCCGACCCCCGGCCTCTTTTCCTTCAACAGTCCCATCGGTGCCTGCCCCACCTGCAAGGGGTTTGGCCGCACTCTCGGCCTGGACCTCCGCAAGGCGATGCCGGATGAATCGCTCAGCATCCGGGACGGCCTGGTCAAAGCCTTCAGCGGCAGCACGTATCGCGAAAGCCAGGATGATCTGGAGCGTGCGGCGAAACGCAAAGGCGTAGATCTGGATACCCCTTTCGCAGACCTGCCTGACGATGAGCAAAAATGGGTGGTCGAAGGTGTGGGCAAAGATCCTGAAGCCGCCTGGCAGGATGGCGAGTGGTATGGCGTTAGAGGCTTCTTCAAATGGCTGGAAGGACGTGCCTACAAGATGCATGTCCGCATCTTTCTCAGCCGCTTCCGCGCTTATACCACCTGTGCGGATTGCGATGGTGGCCGCCTGAAAAAGGACGCTTACAACTTCCGCGTCGGTGGCCAAACCATTGCCGATCTCTGGAACCTCCCTGTCACCGACCTCCTGCCCCTTGTGCAAAGCTGGGCTGTGACACCCGGTGATAATGCCACCCAGATGCTGCGTGATGAAATCGGCGGTCGCCTCAGTTATCTGGACCGGGCCGGCCTCGGTTACATTCACCTGGACCGCCTCACCCGCACACTCAGCGGCGGGGAACTGCAACGCGTCAACCTAACCACATGTTTAGGAGCATCATTGGTCAATACGCTCTTCGTTTTGGATGAGCCCAGCATCGGCCTCCATCCCCGGGATATTGGCCGCCTCATCGGCGTCATGGAAGGCCTCCGCGACAAAGGCAATACTCTCCTCGTCGTCGAGCATGAAGAGTCCGTGATGCGTGCCGCAGATCACGTCATCGAGATCGGCCCCGGACGCGGGGACAAAGGCGGTCGCCTCGTTTATGACGGCCCCTTGAGCGGCCTGGAAAAAATGGAAGGTTCCCTGACTGCCGATTACCTCACCGGCCGCAAAACCATCCAGGTACCGGACAGCCGACGCTCCATCAAAAAAGCACCCCGGTTGCAGATCAAAGGTGCCCGTCAAAACAACCTTAAAAACCTGGATGTCGAAATTCCCCTCGGCGTCTTCTGTTGCATCACCGGCGTCTCCGGCTCAGGCAAAAGTACCCTTGTGCATGAGGTTCTGTATCGCAATCTCCAGCGCCTACGCGGGGAAGTGGGCGAGGATGAACCAGGGCGCGTGCGCTCCATCAGCGGTCATGAAAAGCTCAGCCAAGTCATCATGGTGGACCAGTCTCCCCTGGCCCGTACTCCCCGCAGTACACCTGCGGTTTATGTCGGTGCCTTTGATACCATCCGCACCCTCTTTGCGGAGAGTGAGGATGCTAAGGCACAGGGCATCACCCCTGGATTCTTCTCCTTCAATTCAGGCGAGGGCCGCTGCGAACGCTGCATGGGCAATGGGTTCGAGAAGATCGAAATGCAGTTCCTTAGCGACCTGTATGTCACCTGCCCGGAGTGTGAGGGAAAGCGTTACCAGCCTCATGCCTTGAAGATTCGCCTGCATGACAAAAGCATTCACGATGTCCTCGGCCTAACAATTGAAGAATCGGCCGAATGGTTTCTCCACATGCAGGCACCGGCAGGCAATGGCAATGCGCGCGCAGATGCCTCATTCATCCGCAAGGCCCGCCAAGTCGCAGATCAGCTTGCCATTCTCGTCGAGGCCGGTCTCGGTTATCTAAAGCTCGGCCAGCCCTTAAATACGCTTTCCGGCGGCGAAGCCCAGCGCCTGAAACTCGTCGGTCATCTGATTGAGAGCGCCTCTGAAAAAGACGCTGATATGAAGTCCGCCCTGCTGCTCCTGGATGAGCCTACCACGGGGCTTCATTTTGATGACATCGCCCTGCTGGTGAAGCTCCTTCAGCGCCTCGTTAATGAAGGTAACAGCCTCCTTGTCATCGAGCACAATGTGGACGTGATCCAATGCGCCGACTGGGTCATTGATCTGGGTCCTGATGGTGGTGCCATGGGCGGGCAGCTCGTCGTGGCAGGCACCCCGGAGCAAGTCGCCGCCTGTGAGCAATCCTGGACCGGAAAATACCTCGCGGAAAAGTTTGGCGCAGGCCGTGCAGAGACACGAGTTGCTGAAAGAGCGGCTGAATACCAAGTCCGCAAAAATGCCGCCCCCATCGTCGCCACGCCGAATACCATCAGCATCCGCGGTGCCCGTGAGCATAACCTCAAGAACATCTCCATTGAGATTCCTCGCGACCAGTTTGTGGTCGTGACCGGGCTCAGCGGCAGCGGTAAATCCTCCCTCGCCTTTGACCTCGTTTTTGCCGAAGGCCAGCGCCGTTTCCTCGATAGCATGTCCGTCTTCGCCCGCACCTTTGTGGAGCAGATGGAAAAGCCGGAGGTGGATGTCATCAGCGGCGTTCCTCCCACTGTCGCCATTGAGCAGCGAATCTCTCGTGGAGGGGGTAAATCCACCGTCGCCACCGTCACAGAGGTTTATCATTTCCTCCGTCTTCTCTTCGCCAAGCTCGGCACCCAATACTGTCCGAAATGCGACGTGCCCGTGCAAAAGCAAAGCCTCAGCGCCATCACCCAGACCGTGGTGGAGCGTGCTAAAAAAGGCCCGTTGCAGATCCTCGCGCCTTTGATCAAGGCCCGCAAAGGTTTCCATACGGAGGTGGCCGAAGCTGCCGCTAAACAAGGCATCACCCTCCTCCTGGTCGATGGACAGTTCCGCGAGACCGCCAACTTTCAGCGACTGGAGCGGTTCAAAGAGCACAGCATCGATGCCGTCGTCGGTGATGTTAAAAAAGGCACTTCTGCCCTGGAGCTGCGACCTCTTTTGGAAAAGGCCCTGAAGATGGGCAAAGGGACCCTCAAGCTCTGGCTTCCAGGCAACACATCGCAAGTGCTCAGCACTGAGATGAGCTGCCCTAAATGTGACCTCTCTTTTGAGGAGCTGGACCCGCGTCTGTTCTCCTTCAACAGCCCACACGGCTGGTGCCCGACCTGCCGAGGATTCGGTTTTAAAGTGTCTTCCAATGGGGCCACTCCACGCCGCGATGACATCTCCAAGCTGGAGGCCGAAATGGAGGAGGAGCGCCGCCTATCCCGCAGTGAAGATGACGATGAAGAAGACAACGTCCGCACCCTCTGCCTGGAGTGTCACGGCTCACGCCTCAATGAAACGGCACGCTATGTCCGCCTGCAGGATTTCACTGTCCCGGACATCAATGCCAAGTCCGCTCTGGATGCCGCCGAATCCGTCAAAAAGCTCAGATTCAACGGCACCGAAGCCGTCATCGCCCGTGACATTATGGCGGAGATCGAGCAGCGCCTGCATTTCATGAAGGAAGTCGGCCTGGGTTATCTCCAACTCAACCGCAGTGCCGATACCCTCAGCGGGGGCGAGGCCCAGCGCATCCGCCTCGCCGCCCAGCTCGGCAGCAATCTGCGCGGCGTTCTTTATGTCCTGGATGAGCCCACCATCGGCCTGCATCCACGGGATAATGAGCGCCTGCTCGATACCCTCGTCGCCCTGCGAGACAAGGGAAATTCCCTCCTCGTTGTTGAGCATGATGACGACACCATGCGCCGTGCCGATACCATCATCGACCTCGGGCCGGGAGCCGGGCGCTTCGGTGGCGAGGTCATCTCTCAGGGCAATCTCGCCCACATCCTCAAGGATAAAAAAAGCGTTACTGGCCAGGGCCTGCGCAATCCCTTCAAACATCCCCTCCAGGGTCAGTGGCGTGACCTCCCTGCCGCTAGAAGCAAGGACGGCTGGCTGAAAATCCTGGGGGCCCACGCCAATAACCTCAAGAACATTGACGTCCAGATTCCTGTAGGCCGCCTTACCGTCATCACCGGCGTGAGCGGCAGTGGAAAAAGCACTTTTCTCCATCAGGTGCTCTTCCCCGGCATGAAGAATCTCCTCAGCAAGGAGAAGAAACGCAAGTCCGTCAACCAACCCTGGAAAACCATCACCGGCGCAGAAAACTTCGGCTTCGTCTATGAGGTGGACCAGTCCCCCATTGGCAAGACCTCGCGCTCCTGCCCCGCCACTTACGTGGGGGTCTTGGATGACATCCGCAAGCTCTTCGCCCAGGTCCCTGTGGCCCGTGCTCGTGGCTACGATGCCGGGCGATTCTCCTTCAATACTGAAGGGGGCCGCTGCGAAGCCTGCCAGGGCAATGGCAATGTGAAGGTGGAAATGAACTTCCTTCCCACCACCCGCGTGCATTGTGAGATCTGCAACGGATTGCGTTTTAACTCCGCCACCATGGAGATCGAATACAACGGAAAAAACATCGGGCAGGTGCTGAAGATGAGCATCACCGAGGCCGCAGAATTCTTCGCCCATCAGCAGCGCATCGCACGCCCCTTGCAGCTCCTGGCTGATACCGGCGTTGGATACTTGCAGTTAGGCCAGCCCAGCCCCACCCTCAGCGGTGGCGAGGCCCAGCGAATCAAGCTCGTCACCGAGCTCAGCGGCGGTGTCTCACGCTCCGCCACCGAAAAAATTCGCGGCCTGAAGAACCAGAAGAAGAACCTCTACCTCATTGAAGAGCCCACCATCGGCCTCCACATGTCCGATGTCGGCCGTCTCATCGACATCCTCCATCGCCTCGTCGATGATGGCCATACCGTCGTCGTCATTGAGCATCACCCCGATATCTTCGCCGAGGCTGATTACATCATTGATATCGGTCCTGAAGCGGGCGTGGACGGCGGACAGGTCGTCGCGTCAGGCACTCCGCTGGAGGTCTCTCGCCACAAAGTGAGCCGCACCGCTCCCTTCCTGAAAAAGATCCTCACTCCGTAACTCATCCTAAGCCATGCCCTCCAGGGCGTGGCGTTTGGGAGCCTCAATGAAAAGCGTGCCGATCTGGCCACGCTTCCCTCAAGAGCAAGGACCTCAGCTTCCTCCAAAGAATCCGCCCAGTTTGCGAATGCGGGTTGGATGACGGAGTTTCCTCAAGGCCTTGGCCTCAATCTGGCGGATGCGTTCGCGTGTGACCTGGAACTGCTTGCCCACTTCCTCAAGTGTACGGCCCGCACCATCCACAAGGCCGAAGCGCTGTTCCAGCACCTCGCGCTCACGCGGATTCAGCGTATCCAGCACGTCGCGGAGTTTGTCACGCAGCAGGTTCATCGCGGTCAGTTCCATGGGGTCATGGGCTTCCTTGTCCTCAATGAAATCGCCAAATTCAGTATCGCCATCACTGTCACCCACCTTCGCCTGCATGGAAACGGGTTGCTGCGCCATGCGCAGGACCGCGTTCACACGTTCCACCGGCAGATGGATCTCCTCAGCAATCTCTTCCGGAGTCGGGTCACGGCCCAGTTCCTGGACGAGCTGCTTGTTCACCCGCATCAGTTTGTTGATCGTCTCGATCATGTGCACCGGGATGCGGATGGTCCGCGCCTGATCCGCAATGCTACGGGTAATGGCCTGACGGATCCACCACGTGGCATACGTGGAAAATTTATAGCCGCGACGGTATTCAAATTTCTCCACCGCACGCATCAGGCCCATATTGCCCTCCTGGATAAGATCCAGAAAGGAGAGGCCGCGGTTGGTATATTTTTTGGCAATGGAAATCACCAGCCGCAGGTTGGCCTCGATCATCTCCGTCTTCGCACGGGTGGACTCCGCCACGCAACGGCGTGCATCGGCAGCGATCTGGCGGTATCCTTCCGTATTCTGCCAGGCCTGAAGTTGGAACTGATGCAGGGCTTCATTGGCCAGATCATTCTTCGGATGCTGGCGGAGCTCATGTTCCAGTTGCTCCATCTCGCGCAGCTTTTGCTGGATAAGAGCCACGAAGTCCTCATTAATCTTCTGCTTAAAGAAGAACTTCGCACACAGTTTAAAAAAGGCGCTGCGGGCGTTGTTGAAGGCCTCCCTGGTGGAGTCTTTCTTTTTTTCAGGGGCCTTCGTATGGGCCACGTAAAGGTCCGAGGTCTTCTGATAGCTGTCCCGAGCCTGCTCAAGGAGAGGCGTCAGTTTCTTGAAATAATTGTCTCGTTCTTCTGCCTTGCGGTCAATCACGAGCCGGTCAAAGCGCTCCAGCCCATTGGCCAGACTTTCGGCAAACTGAAGAAAGTGGCGCGCCACAAAGCCGACATTTTGCAGGCAACTCAACAGGCTGATTTCTGCCTTTTCAATGCGTTTGGAGATCTGGATTTCCTGGTCCCGCGTCAACAAGGGCACCTGGCCCATTTGGCGCAGATACATGCGCACAGGATCATCCAGGCTGTCCAGTTTTGTATCCGCCCGCTCGCTGGTGGCCGATTCCTCCACGGCACGGGCCAGCAATTTCATGGCTGTCTGGCCAGTGAGATCGCCTTCCTCCACCACCCGAATTTCCATGGCCCTCAGGCGGCTGATCACCTCGTCCATCAGGTCAGGGGTGACGATGCCGAGAGGCAGCGCCTCATTCACATCATCCCACGTCAGATGGTCCTGGTCCTTGGCCAGGAGGATCAGAGTGCGCAAGCGTGCCTGCACCTCAGGTGCGTTGATGTCATCATACACCACCGTCGGTGTCGGCGGGGTAAAGCTGGACTTCGGCGGACGTCCGCGCTTGCGCTTCATCGGCTGTCCGTCAGGACCTACCTCAGAGGCTTCGCCTGAGCGGTCGCTCACAGGATGAATGCGTGGACGTCCTCGACCACGCTTTTCTTCCTGAGCTGCAGCACGGGATGGGGCGGCAGCGGGGGATGAAGAGGCGGTCTTGCCGTTGGTTGACTTTCCGGGAGCTGGTTTTTTGGGGACGGCCATAGAGACGCCGCGGATTCCTAGGGGGTAAATGACAGCCCGGTTAATGGGCTAAGAAGGGTGAATATCTTGGCGGCATCCATATGGTCAAGACAATCTTTGAATTAGCAGGTTTCTGAGGGTGCGCTTATGGATACAGCAGATATCGTTGCCGTGCACTGCGGAAAGAGCTTACCCAGCCATTCCACCCGGAAATAATACGGCTAGCAGGCACTCCCCGACGCAGGTCCCGATAAAGGGATTCACTACCATAAACTTTGTGGAAAAGATTCAGTTTTGATCCGCTCATGCGGCTGAGCACCTTGCCGCCGGTCAGCCGGTTCAGTTCCCCCAGCAGCATCACGTCCAGCGCCGTCAGGTCCGCCTGGGCACGGGGATGGATGTTTAAACGCACCCCGCCGAAACCGTTGCGGGAATAAGGGCTGAAGCTCACCCCAGGCACATTCCACCGCTGGCAGGCCGCCATCATCGCCTGCGGATCCACCCCACTACCGCCCGCAT is a genomic window containing:
- a CDS encoding YdjY domain-containing protein; protein product: MAIFAKHVQITTGWANFVHPVLLLDKARSDDDCFIHNLWPSLFMDCQPRILPMMPRFLTTLMLLSSLAVLPAQEEKVDGAKQLAEAQQRLKKMSETDYELDGIHINAATKEIRIPTRVELKQAPIEYMLVHETGKTHESVLTTSVSPTAIQVALLLANYQAATEGMLTKVPEAERPKIWKEEPPAKPQGNRVKITVEWKVGDETKSSPLSQWVQNTDTRQPPPDLETWVFNGSYVDERGFIGQHEGSIIAVWLDRGALINSPAEGAWRDDLWISLPANIPDEGTPVTLVINPVQP
- a CDS encoding prenyltransferase/squalene oxidase repeat-containing protein; the protein is MKLAVALSLALPSMLLAQSGTQPARHESLKQEIRLAYDRGLAFLKGKQNTETGQWGDAEPVAFTALAIISQLLTPGRQPTDAPSPEVEKGYAFLLKNVQPDGGIYVKARANYNTSLALTALMLSPKPQDEKILLAARRFIIGQQNDFDEKGKADNAFDGGIGYGTPKPDKPAHADLSNTHFALEALYYSQALLADKGDAGKDEPQLNFAAAIQFIQNCQNRPETNKASWVSTDKADAGGFVYSPGETRGKEEKTPDGRTALRSYGSISYAGMLSFIYAGLDKDDPRVKAVMQWLSENYTLEENPGVGPEGLYYYYHTMAKALAIADVDFLKTKDGQTVDWRADLAKKLLNLQQGDGSWANSAGRWMESDTTLATSYMLMALARVHESM
- a CDS encoding C39 family peptidase, with product MRICGKIILLPLLCLALLRSAAAQAPAQINLDAILDLADPFATSLDQFKALLDPVKPHHVAPGGAMNEPDLELYGWNLGASSTVSVFDRQFTLHELNVYTSNVVPGRYSFTLNLPSGPNAHFQMLADYLTLKLTVEAKDSEITIRGTPERKEPMKRWDCGTHSIAIFKSAPDLLMVTVSAGGSTPASSPTSPFSAQINHVDVDLDLLLNLPGFWSTTPEKFDQIYRAKTEKPQEQLPQFEWLNAGKTRARFSRKMYTNLEANISMFGRFLKVEEAIVEFVNNRAARVTISLYNRGDTGDIDPTQFSQLFKKTGQHLGQILKVAPRNQSASISSAVKTVSWQWQTAAGIALLEHNDYSNSGGRPEFLRVKLASPDQADWSMGKLTVGVQRMALLNNITKTAEGDVYIAGVPMVDQGAKGYCVAASCQRLFEYMQIPCDQHEIAQLVSVDAENGANILTMQKSLAKIDGQYKVAFKPFINPEIYYSGGKRRVSLRQFSIIVKEHVDKGIPLLWALELGHFPEDPPLPNGGQVSGGHMRMIIGYNSAKNQVLFTDSWGAGHELKRMSENAGYEVTMGLYSMSPRGL
- the uvrA gene encoding excinuclease ABC subunit UvrA, whose amino-acid sequence is MLKKSAAKSPAPKAVTDVIQVRGAWQNNLQGIDLDLPLGKLCVVTGPSGSGKSSLAFDTIYAEGQRRYVETFSPYTRQFFERMDKPKVDAIHGIPPAIAIEQVNNIRSTRSTVGTITEINDYLKMLFPRLAEGQCPECHRPVKPETPESIQHELLTTHAGQQAMICFGVPVPAGTAVEDFFTFLQGQGYLRIWLYGEAIRTDEPGAMKGRKLPAIALVIQDRLALEPNQKSRLSEAIEAALRLGKGQMTAVFSESASGAVSSFSTDWRCADCDIQLPPPTPGLFSFNSPIGACPTCKGFGRTLGLDLRKAMPDESLSIRDGLVKAFSGSTYRESQDDLERAAKRKGVDLDTPFADLPDDEQKWVVEGVGKDPEAAWQDGEWYGVRGFFKWLEGRAYKMHVRIFLSRFRAYTTCADCDGGRLKKDAYNFRVGGQTIADLWNLPVTDLLPLVQSWAVTPGDNATQMLRDEIGGRLSYLDRAGLGYIHLDRLTRTLSGGELQRVNLTTCLGASLVNTLFVLDEPSIGLHPRDIGRLIGVMEGLRDKGNTLLVVEHEESVMRAADHVIEIGPGRGDKGGRLVYDGPLSGLEKMEGSLTADYLTGRKTIQVPDSRRSIKKAPRLQIKGARQNNLKNLDVEIPLGVFCCITGVSGSGKSTLVHEVLYRNLQRLRGEVGEDEPGRVRSISGHEKLSQVIMVDQSPLARTPRSTPAVYVGAFDTIRTLFAESEDAKAQGITPGFFSFNSGEGRCERCMGNGFEKIEMQFLSDLYVTCPECEGKRYQPHALKIRLHDKSIHDVLGLTIEESAEWFLHMQAPAGNGNARADASFIRKARQVADQLAILVEAGLGYLKLGQPLNTLSGGEAQRLKLVGHLIESASEKDADMKSALLLLDEPTTGLHFDDIALLVKLLQRLVNEGNSLLVIEHNVDVIQCADWVIDLGPDGGAMGGQLVVAGTPEQVAACEQSWTGKYLAEKFGAGRAETRVAERAAEYQVRKNAAPIVATPNTISIRGAREHNLKNISIEIPRDQFVVVTGLSGSGKSSLAFDLVFAEGQRRFLDSMSVFARTFVEQMEKPEVDVISGVPPTVAIEQRISRGGGKSTVATVTEVYHFLRLLFAKLGTQYCPKCDVPVQKQSLSAITQTVVERAKKGPLQILAPLIKARKGFHTEVAEAAAKQGITLLLVDGQFRETANFQRLERFKEHSIDAVVGDVKKGTSALELRPLLEKALKMGKGTLKLWLPGNTSQVLSTEMSCPKCDLSFEELDPRLFSFNSPHGWCPTCRGFGFKVSSNGATPRRDDISKLEAEMEEERRLSRSEDDDEEDNVRTLCLECHGSRLNETARYVRLQDFTVPDINAKSALDAAESVKKLRFNGTEAVIARDIMAEIEQRLHFMKEVGLGYLQLNRSADTLSGGEAQRIRLAAQLGSNLRGVLYVLDEPTIGLHPRDNERLLDTLVALRDKGNSLLVVEHDDDTMRRADTIIDLGPGAGRFGGEVISQGNLAHILKDKKSVTGQGLRNPFKHPLQGQWRDLPAARSKDGWLKILGAHANNLKNIDVQIPVGRLTVITGVSGSGKSTFLHQVLFPGMKNLLSKEKKRKSVNQPWKTITGAENFGFVYEVDQSPIGKTSRSCPATYVGVLDDIRKLFAQVPVARARGYDAGRFSFNTEGGRCEACQGNGNVKVEMNFLPTTRVHCEICNGLRFNSATMEIEYNGKNIGQVLKMSITEAAEFFAHQQRIARPLQLLADTGVGYLQLGQPSPTLSGGEAQRIKLVTELSGGVSRSATEKIRGLKNQKKNLYLIEEPTIGLHMSDVGRLIDILHRLVDDGHTVVVIEHHPDIFAEADYIIDIGPEAGVDGGQVVASGTPLEVSRHKVSRTAPFLKKILTP